One stretch of Cheilinus undulatus linkage group 5, ASM1832078v1, whole genome shotgun sequence DNA includes these proteins:
- the LOC121509958 gene encoding BRI3-binding protein, producing the protein MKGIKFFVVFLVLSASLLCTSEAARSRTSNQNSFRRAANGIYQTLSSVFGEDNIRGLYKFFSKTTERFVHGVDSFLDTIWKIWSDLLDVMGIDSSNLSHYFSLTSLTNSPARALLLVAAVLLAYWFLSMFLGGFFYLLHAVFGRFFWLARVLLFALSCLYILQKFEGDPERAVLPLCFIMAVYFMTGPVGAYWRRGGGAGSLEEKIDHLDTQIRLLNIRLSRVIDGLERSGEQ; encoded by the exons ATGAAGGGAATCAAGTTTTTCGTGGTCTTCTTGGTGCTATCCGCGTCTTTGCTGTGCACAAGCGAAGCGGCGAGGAGCAGGACCAGTAACCAGAACAGCTTTCGACGAGCAGCTAACGGCATCTACCAGACTCTAAGCAGTGTTTTCGGAGAGGACAACATCCGAGGGTTATACAAG tttttctctAAAACAACGGAGAGGTTTGTTCACGGGGTGGACTCTTTTCTCGACACCATCTGGAAGATCTGGTCTGATTTACTGGATGTGATGGGCATTGACT CTTCAAACCTCAGCCACTACTTCAGCCTCACATCCCTCACCAACTCTCCAGCTCGTGCCCTTCTTCTGGTTGCTGCTGTACTTTTGGCTTACTGGTTCCTCTCCATGTTCCTGGGGGGTTTCTTTTACCTGCTGCACGCTGTGTTCGGCCGCTTCTTCTGGCTGGCGCGTGTCTTGCTCTTCGCTCTTTCTTGCCTCTACATCCTGCAGAAGTTCGAGGGCGACCCTGAGCGTGCTGTGCTGCCGCTGTGCTTCATCATGGCTGTGTACTTCATGACAGGGCCTGTGGGAGCATACTGGCGTCGGGGAGGCGGTGCAGGATCGCTGGAAGAGAAAATCGACCACCTGGACACTCAGATCAGGCTGCTCAACATCAGGCTGAGCCGCGTCATAGATGGCCTGGAACGCAGCGGGGAGCAGTAG